The Culex quinquefasciatus strain JHB chromosome 2, VPISU_Cqui_1.0_pri_paternal, whole genome shotgun sequence genome contains the following window.
TTGGGAGTGGGGGATGTTTTATAGTACACGATACACGGTATAATGAACCTCGTCGCCGCGGGAGCTTGGACGGGTTGGTATTTGTAATTAGGCAGCGTGAGCACAACAATATAAAACAAAATGTAATGAAATTCAGGGTCGAACCTTTTGCTGGTTGGTGGTTGGGGGTGCAATTTCGCAACTCACGAAATGGGGGAATAAGCACTTTTGTCGCCACGAGTTAAAGGTTACGACTTTGATTACGGACCAAGAAACATGGTGGCGTATAATTTAAGGACCAAACTAGTTGAGGTTCACGTTAAATTCAGTAgaatattaaaacaataacgttaattttattctgaataaataagACGATTCACGAAAGGAAATTTTGATCACGTTTTCAAACTAGACTTTAAGCTATCGAACTAATTTAGAATTCTCGAAACTCTCACTGGCTGGGGCTGCCGTTGGAGGTGATGGCAGATCCACGATACAGACGGAATCCTCTGCCCGGTTGCAGGCCATCGTAAGCACGTCGAAGATTAGTCCAGGGGCACATGTTCCCGGGAATGGCTGCTGGTTGATACAGATGTAGAATCGGGAGCAATCTTCTGGATT
Protein-coding sequences here:
- the LOC119766736 gene encoding uncharacterized protein LOC119766736, giving the protein MNIKILSFVVVLQVTTAVLSAPAEPLYVNPCLGITTVQNVPNPEDCSRFYICINQQPFPGTCAPGLIFDVLTMACNRAEDSVCIVDLPSPPTAAPASESFENSKLVR